The sequence below is a genomic window from Candidatus Latescibacter sp..
GTTGTCATCGGGACGGTGATAGACGGGCAGGGTTTTTTCGTCATAGCCGCGGCTGTTGGCATGAAAGGCTTTCGCCCCGGAGGGCCTGAAGGGATCCGAATCCATGACAAAACCGTCGCTGTCGTCATATTTCGGGACAGCATTGATATGTAAATCGCTGTGAATAGCCCGTATGATATCTTTCAGGTCATTATCTTTTGAAGATATCCACAGATTCGGACCATAGGTGAGGGAGTCGAAATTCGCGACATACCGGATGTTTTTCATGGTGCCGTCTGTCATTCGTTTCGCCCCATAGTGTTTTGCTCCAAACATTCCGAATTCTTCGGCGTCGGTTGCAACGAAGGTCAGGGTGTGGTCGGAAACCCTTCCGGCGGCGGCATGAGCCATCATGAGCATGACTATAACGGAAGCGGTGTTATCGTTGGCGCCCGGCGCACAGTATACCGTGTCGGCGTGAGCGACCACGAGAATCTCATCTGTACGTTTACCCGGAAGTCTTCCTATGATGTTCAAACCTGTAGCGTTGGGAGTATAACGCACCCGGGCTTTCATTCTGGCAGGAGTTTTATCTCTCACCGCATTCTCGAGGAGAGGGACATCCTGCTTGCCCACTCCGAATGAAGGGATCGAGGGAGGATTCGTGCGGCCCTGGTAATGGGTAATCGCCTTGCCATAGGTGCTGAT
It includes:
- a CDS encoding M28 family metallopeptidase; its protein translation is MKRRDFAALIGSAPLLSMAGCSSFLVKSPRDGELVDTPQKRLDYTQKLLKKLCTDIGPHPTGTPAFHRAAQIIKREMELSLPSVEFDRFDIALWELLGKPEFILGGQDIETFPSFGGEGTPPEGISGILKKSGGGFSLVDPSTGKARAQITISTYGKAITHYQGRTNPPSIPSFGVGKQDVPLLENAVRDKTPARMKARVRYTPNATGLNIIGRLPGKRTDEILVVAHADTVYCAPGANDNTASVIVMLMMAHAAAGRVSDHTLTFVATDAEEFGMFGAKHYGAKRMTDGTMKNIRYVANFDSLTYGPNLWISSKDNDLKDIIRAIHSDLHINAVPKYDDSDGFVMDSDPFRPSGAKAFHANSRGYDEKTLPVYHRPDDNASSVPLDCVEISFLVFDEFMKRVDKM